A window from Akkermansia muciniphila encodes these proteins:
- a CDS encoding alpha-amylase family glycosyl hydrolase has translation MRPVIYQLFVRHFSNMETHGVDWGSRETNGCGTFNGVTDKALREIARMGFTHVWLTGVLRHATQTAYPKLDAQPESIVKGLAGSPYAVLDYFDVDPDLASVPQKRMEEFKALVKRCRTVGLVPLIDFIPNHVSRAYLADWDGHDDFGEGDDHHTFFSPEQGYFYLTSNSPGDGPPLHLPDGLFEGEMTFGRVTGNNAVTWNPTKYDWYETVKLNYGYNFLAGLPALRLLPDWTSPKQRVPKTWRIMDDILSFWQGLGIGGFRCDMAHMIPMAFWKWAISRSRVRLPDVFFMAEAYNDHMKTTPGDPCAALLESGFNAVYDSACYRLALHVYTEKNWANDFDRLFRSDPKYMDSGVRYVENHDETRVCSPLSWGGVGRTVMPAIMTLVYMSGRGPVLVYNGQEVGERAESPGGYGGHDGRTSIFDYTCLPQLQPWVADGQFDASLLPQDSAELRDFHRLLLPLIQHPALDRGDFYGLNWANMKNTTFGREPAEDTSGHWVYAMLRHDAHAKATVLVVGNLSPDINFYNLRISIPQHAFGWCGIQTDRVRVRNLMDGQAQEKEFDRKELMDRGLPHPLKPGHVGVLELSPV, from the coding sequence ATGCGCCCGGTCATTTATCAATTGTTTGTCCGCCATTTTTCCAACATGGAAACCCATGGAGTGGACTGGGGGAGCCGGGAAACGAACGGATGCGGCACTTTTAACGGCGTGACGGACAAGGCCCTGAGGGAAATAGCCCGGATGGGTTTTACCCATGTCTGGCTGACCGGTGTGCTGCGGCATGCCACGCAGACGGCCTATCCCAAGCTGGACGCCCAGCCGGAGTCCATCGTGAAGGGGCTTGCCGGCAGTCCCTATGCGGTGCTGGATTACTTTGACGTGGACCCGGACCTGGCCTCCGTGCCGCAGAAGAGGATGGAGGAATTCAAGGCCTTGGTGAAACGCTGCCGCACGGTGGGGCTGGTGCCGCTGATTGACTTTATCCCCAATCATGTTTCCCGCGCGTACCTGGCGGACTGGGACGGGCATGACGATTTTGGGGAAGGGGATGACCACCATACGTTTTTCTCTCCGGAGCAGGGGTATTTTTACCTGACCTCCAACAGTCCCGGGGACGGTCCGCCCCTGCATCTGCCGGACGGCCTGTTCGAGGGGGAAATGACCTTCGGACGGGTGACGGGGAACAATGCCGTGACATGGAACCCCACCAAGTATGACTGGTATGAGACGGTCAAGCTGAACTACGGCTATAACTTCCTGGCCGGATTGCCGGCCCTGCGCCTGCTGCCGGACTGGACCAGTCCCAAGCAGCGCGTCCCCAAGACCTGGCGCATCATGGACGACATCCTTTCCTTCTGGCAGGGACTGGGCATCGGCGGGTTCCGGTGCGACATGGCCCACATGATTCCCATGGCCTTCTGGAAATGGGCTATTTCCCGGTCCCGCGTGCGCCTGCCTGACGTGTTTTTCATGGCGGAGGCGTACAACGACCACATGAAGACCACCCCCGGGGATCCCTGCGCCGCGCTGCTGGAATCCGGCTTTAACGCCGTTTACGATTCCGCCTGCTACCGCCTGGCGCTCCATGTGTACACGGAGAAGAACTGGGCCAACGACTTTGACCGCCTTTTCCGGAGTGATCCCAAGTACATGGACAGCGGCGTGCGCTACGTGGAAAACCATGATGAAACGCGCGTCTGCTCCCCGCTCTCCTGGGGCGGCGTGGGGCGTACCGTCATGCCGGCCATCATGACGCTGGTTTACATGTCGGGCCGCGGCCCCGTGCTGGTGTACAACGGGCAGGAGGTGGGGGAACGGGCGGAAAGCCCCGGCGGTTACGGCGGCCATGACGGGCGCACCAGCATTTTTGACTATACCTGCCTGCCGCAGCTCCAGCCATGGGTGGCGGACGGGCAGTTTGACGCCTCCCTGCTGCCGCAGGATTCCGCGGAACTGAGGGACTTCCATCGTCTCCTGCTTCCCCTGATCCAGCATCCGGCGCTGGACCGGGGTGACTTTTACGGCCTGAACTGGGCCAATATGAAAAATACCACGTTCGGCAGGGAACCTGCGGAGGATACCTCCGGGCACTGGGTGTATGCCATGCTCCGCCATGATGCCCACGCGAAGGCCACCGTCCTGGTCGTGGGGAATCTTTCACCGGACATCAACTTCTACAATCTGCGCATTTCCATTCCCCAGCACGCCTTCGGCTGGTGCGGCATCCAGACGGACCGGGTGCGCGTCAGGAACCTGA